One region of Campylobacter concisus genomic DNA includes:
- a CDS encoding diadenosine tetraphosphate hydrolase: MQTKKSNKELINCFKDYIDIADASYAMLHNVFENERNGLDELYNK; the protein is encoded by the coding sequence GTGCAAACTAAAAAATCAAATAAAGAGCTAATAAATTGCTTTAAAGACTATATTGATATAGCTGATGCAAGTTATGCAATGCTTCATAATGTATTTGAGAATGAAAGAAATGGACTTGATGAGCTTTATAATAAATGA
- a CDS encoding tRNA 2-selenouridine synthase — MKFLAITLLLLTSIFLIACSANQANKKISNSELENLAKQYGGVYIFDEKFEKEIERQEQIRDSKRKEILERIKTIPNKNERNQKMREILKTEFYDNPKMDQTLSNGKKYYTRWIYYENQTSKKAKISEVYINKIIEFIGLENFNKEKPYLDLGKLYVDDNGEIVPISIDVYYETYSTKYGLFGDEGMGISFSKKSIVPVSGGNKFILINNKFIKANKDK, encoded by the coding sequence ATGAAATTTCTAGCTATAACACTCTTACTTCTAACAAGTATATTCTTAATAGCTTGCTCAGCTAATCAAGCAAACAAAAAGATAAGTAACTCTGAACTAGAAAACTTAGCTAAACAATATGGTGGAGTATATATATTTGATGAGAAATTTGAGAAAGAGATAGAGAGACAAGAACAAATAAGAGATAGTAAAAGAAAAGAAATTTTAGAGAGAATAAAGACAATACCTAATAAAAATGAAAGAAATCAAAAAATGAGAGAAATTTTAAAAACAGAGTTTTACGATAATCCAAAAATGGATCAAACCCTCTCAAATGGTAAAAAATACTACACTCGCTGGATATATTATGAAAACCAAACTAGTAAAAAAGCTAAAATCTCTGAAGTCTATATAAATAAAATAATTGAGTTTATAGGTTTAGAAAATTTTAACAAAGAAAAACCATATTTAGATTTAGGAAAATTATATGTAGATGATAATGGAGAAATAGTTCCTATAAGCATAGATGTTTATTATGAAACATATAGTACCAAATATGGACTATTTGGTGATGAAGGAATGGGAATAAGCTTTAGTAAAAAAAGTATAGTTCCAGTAAGCGGTGGAAACAAATTCATTCTAATAAACAACAAATTTATAAAAGCAAACAAGGACAAGTAA
- a CDS encoding Mbeg1-like protein: MQTKKSNKELINCFKDYIDIADASYAMLHNVFENERNGLDELYDKFGKDNVPENIVNSYRENEKKKPVWRYADDITLGDKIDISNETDTSQTNNRKFGDLTAYALCIEARFMADKIVKKPVGANGETKDTELKNDVKNFIALVPDQPPYIFYKPESLSPRTKLFVNRYELVKHIPNQKSGFSSTIFYDTLKSNYIIGFRGTEMKINDLLDDAFMAITSRALMQISALKSLQSSMHEAINSHSQNLSGLDNTAKDIILSGHSLGGHLAQIYAVTFKDSGVKELYTYNAPGIYGGILASAFTWSLRLLSFVAKAIAKGARWIARVIDKDGFIGKMVGSVFNKIKGMFGFKDDKSSVDEYVDVVKNNEQAQKTLADKKVSSNINKASKEKDIDIEIHHVESVKQSINRDEDSFSKDVAVLIEPTFSVISDLGYKLGIDTTGEVKYENTENRHLVNILVRSHFLKESVLVLYMLCYLLENKENEAKIEGKDIAEALDYLNEYIQSLKFKLKCIRSKLNLDVNIDDICDASMLDTPLYIFYAYLNLFYEYGKFSDENFKQDMVGYIIENLGSNIDKNSNKEAHLVKILDIDDLDKLDATKIVSDARAGDIDMLVAICALNLFVFEKKIEVNELGKYFSYSKNIYKNITILRDNRVDIAEASIFVKDRIDMLKSIINLKYADLAKLKENENFLASIDSKDISSSDEAIVIANNKSAQNNDDVAYNNKVATDDIKALMNESVGSIFYKNNDTLSVSAVDKSIVDVEVLKEIFKLDSKNMNQRIYLNSALLSKANEEEDYPLYFKDEKYNSDENIPLNFTHQPRDEDKDIGRLNVAYRNSQANILNYSLLNKSLNINLKPMSKKTKEALSNLDQRQNLQKDNQFKEILSTATSCPVIEDDTIICPHGGHVILKSRAGRSIRSDDQGVILDVDFINSPIVGCSARIPCVIVAYVPRSALSLKSMNDHYAVMQDLVPNCLSNTGSSLRCIKKENKLKLEHSLSNPSMQDSSEIIKDINLNNAYIRLHIKSALNQTDNLAVCIYKLNDVEYKNQEGFKEMELNLDEGSDIKDKKLKEYLKARFRDDKFSISSFNFKYSLMDKNFIFITPKYTEPIYKDMTLPKSGIGFFQFVDDISDDNNLIYITPSRAKTVCIKFAYGLDSEYSDDINIIKTVVVA, encoded by the coding sequence GTGCAAACTAAAAAATCAAATAAAGAGCTAATAAATTGCTTTAAAGACTATATTGATATAGCTGATGCAAGTTATGCAATGCTTCATAATGTATTTGAGAATGAAAGAAATGGACTTGATGAGCTTTATGATAAATTTGGTAAAGATAATGTCCCTGAAAACATTGTAAATTCTTATAGAGAAAATGAAAAGAAAAAGCCTGTTTGGAGATATGCAGATGATATTACCTTGGGTGATAAAATTGATATAAGCAATGAAACAGACACATCACAAACAAACAATAGAAAATTTGGTGACCTTACCGCTTATGCTCTTTGTATAGAAGCAAGATTTATGGCAGATAAAATAGTAAAGAAACCAGTTGGGGCAAATGGAGAAACAAAAGATACTGAACTCAAAAATGATGTAAAAAATTTTATAGCTTTGGTACCGGATCAGCCACCCTATATCTTTTATAAGCCTGAATCCCTCTCTCCTCGCACAAAACTATTTGTTAATCGCTATGAGCTAGTAAAGCACATACCTAATCAAAAATCAGGTTTTAGCTCAACTATATTTTATGACACTCTTAAGTCAAACTATATAATAGGCTTTAGAGGAACAGAGATGAAAATAAACGATCTCTTAGATGATGCCTTTATGGCCATCACATCAAGAGCGCTTATGCAAATATCTGCTTTAAAATCACTTCAATCCTCTATGCATGAAGCTATAAATTCTCATAGTCAAAACTTAAGTGGCTTAGATAACACCGCTAAAGACATCATTTTATCAGGTCACTCATTAGGAGGTCATCTAGCTCAAATATATGCAGTAACCTTTAAAGATAGCGGAGTAAAAGAACTTTATACTTATAACGCTCCAGGAATTTATGGTGGCATATTAGCTTCAGCTTTTACTTGGAGCTTAAGGCTTCTTAGCTTTGTAGCCAAAGCCATAGCAAAAGGTGCAAGATGGATAGCAAGAGTCATAGACAAAGATGGCTTTATAGGAAAGATGGTAGGCTCAGTCTTTAATAAGATAAAAGGTATGTTTGGCTTTAAAGATGATAAGAGCAGCGTAGATGAATATGTAGATGTAGTTAAAAATAATGAACAAGCTCAAAAGACTCTTGCAGATAAAAAGGTGAGCTCTAATATAAATAAAGCTAGCAAAGAAAAAGATATAGACATAGAGATACATCACGTAGAGAGCGTTAAACAAAGTATAAATAGAGATGAAGATAGCTTTTCAAAAGATGTAGCTGTTTTGATAGAGCCTACCTTTTCAGTAATATCTGATCTAGGCTATAAGCTAGGCATAGATACAACTGGCGAAGTAAAGTATGAAAATACTGAGAATAGACACTTGGTGAATATATTGGTTAGATCTCATTTTTTAAAAGAGAGCGTTTTGGTTTTATATATGTTGTGCTATCTCTTGGAAAACAAAGAAAATGAAGCAAAAATAGAAGGCAAAGATATAGCTGAAGCACTTGATTATCTAAATGAATATATCCAGTCGCTTAAATTTAAACTAAAATGCATAAGATCGAAGTTAAATTTGGATGTAAATATAGATGATATATGTGATGCTTCTATGCTAGATACGCCTTTATATATCTTTTATGCTTATTTAAATCTCTTTTATGAATATGGCAAATTTAGTGATGAAAATTTTAAGCAAGATATGGTCGGGTATATAATAGAAAATTTAGGTAGCAACATAGATAAAAATAGCAACAAAGAGGCACATCTAGTAAAGATACTAGATATAGATGATCTAGATAAACTAGATGCGACAAAGATAGTAAGCGATGCTAGAGCTGGCGATATAGATATGCTAGTGGCTATTTGTGCTTTAAATTTATTTGTATTTGAAAAAAAGATAGAGGTAAATGAGCTTGGTAAATACTTCTCTTATAGCAAAAATATCTATAAAAATATAACGATACTACGAGATAATAGAGTGGATATAGCAGAGGCTAGCATCTTCGTAAAAGATAGAATAGATATGCTAAAGAGCATAATAAATCTAAAATATGCGGATCTAGCAAAGCTAAAAGAAAATGAAAATTTCTTGGCTAGTATAGACTCTAAGGATATAAGCTCTAGCGATGAAGCCATAGTAATAGCTAACAATAAATCTGCTCAAAATAACGATGATGTAGCTTACAACAATAAAGTAGCAACCGATGATATAAAAGCTCTTATGAATGAGAGTGTGGGAAGTATCTTTTATAAAAATAACGATACTCTTAGTGTAAGTGCAGTAGATAAAAGTATCGTTGATGTCGAGGTATTAAAGGAGATATTTAAGCTAGATAGCAAAAATATGAATCAAAGAATATATCTAAACTCTGCCCTTTTGTCTAAAGCCAATGAAGAGGAGGATTACCCACTTTATTTTAAAGACGAAAAATATAATAGTGATGAGAATATACCTCTAAATTTTACTCATCAGCCAAGAGATGAGGATAAAGATATAGGAAGGCTAAATGTTGCTTATAGAAATTCTCAAGCAAATATATTAAATTATTCACTATTAAATAAGAGTCTAAATATCAATCTAAAACCAATGAGCAAAAAGACTAAAGAGGCTCTTTCAAATTTAGATCAAAGGCAAAATTTACAAAAAGATAATCAATTTAAAGAAATTTTATCCACTGCGACTTCATGCCCTGTCATAGAGGATGACACTATCATTTGCCCACATGGTGGTCACGTGATCTTAAAAAGTAGGGCAGGCAGGAGCATAAGATCAGACGATCAAGGCGTGATACTCGATGTTGATTTTATAAACTCGCCAATAGTAGGCTGTTCAGCTAGGATTCCATGCGTCATAGTAGCTTATGTGCCAAGATCGGCACTTAGTTTAAAAAGCATGAATGATCACTACGCTGTAATGCAAGATCTAGTGCCAAACTGCCTAAGTAACACGGGCTCTTCGCTAAGGTGCATAAAAAAAGAGAATAAACTTAAACTAGAGCATAGTTTAAGTAATCCTAGTATGCAAGATAGTAGCGAAATAATAAAAGATATAAATTTAAATAATGCCTACATAAGGCTTCATATAAAATCAGCCCTTAATCAAACAGATAATCTTGCTGTTTGTATATATAAGCTAAATGATGTGGAATATAAAAACCAAGAGGGATTTAAAGAGATGGAGCTAAATTTAGACGAAGGCTCTGATATAAAAGATAAGAAGCTAAAAGAGTATCTAAAGGCTCGATTTAGAGATGATAAATTTAGTATCTCATCATTTAACTTTAAATACTCGCTTATGGATAAAAATTTTATTTTTATTACCCCTAAATATACTGAGCCTATCTATAAAGATATGACGCTTCCTAAGAGTGGAATAGGATTTTTTCAATTTGTAGATGATATTAGCGACGATAACAATCTTATCTATATTACGCCAAGTAGGGCGAAAACAGTATGTATAAAATTTGCTTATGGGTTAGATAGTGAATATAGCGATGATATAAATATAATTAAAACAGTAGTGGTGGCATAA
- a CDS encoding thioredoxin reductase: MKKIVFAALAILVIAISLIVVNKRINKGNLMDNNNTYTVIALNGREVKFDKKTNLIVAKHDSNRQLAPDLAAKLVLDSRSILDSSPYKNYKPLYYNPKPNSLGQTDYLSFKPWLDISYKPSSNKLSPWTKSEKAYYESLKDKRDRYIYLVKRSNLKCTMIDIPDDAIARVDSKGKLTKPEYAEIYNEINANRKTLKSELFAAEWNICAGVLGNTAGFSRGVGLGYAGFKARAYQSMFLSAQLGKKEALAGLADLFEYSTYLVGLYKNLQMAKEFRKVASNPPLDEYGMMPYLDEIVGNYFVMDFNRGGIAQNTSGSMHRHLRKLVEDEGKLLDPRDLDANETTREEFANYVNKEIKFYQDKFDEYAFPNTWDDRDLSLYIDSTLLEAKIMSLTPPEGYPNAPYYNTPEELIRLYEAGKLDKKLNPLIPVMYRESFPEDLRQKILSYAKEHNIKD; encoded by the coding sequence ATGAAAAAGATTGTATTTGCAGCTTTAGCTATCTTAGTAATAGCTATATCACTAATAGTAGTAAATAAAAGAATAAATAAAGGAAATTTAATGGATAACAATAATACATATACGGTTATAGCACTTAACGGTAGAGAGGTAAAATTTGATAAAAAGACAAATTTAATAGTTGCAAAGCATGATAGTAATAGACAACTAGCTCCAGATCTTGCAGCCAAATTAGTCCTTGACTCCCGCTCCATCCTAGACTCATCTCCATATAAAAACTATAAACCACTATACTATAACCCTAAACCAAACTCTTTAGGTCAAACAGACTATCTATCATTTAAACCTTGGCTAGATATTAGCTATAAACCAAGCTCAAATAAACTATCACCTTGGACTAAATCAGAAAAAGCATATTATGAAAGTTTAAAAGATAAAAGAGATAGATATATCTATCTAGTAAAAAGAAGTAATCTAAAATGTACTATGATAGATATCCCAGATGATGCCATAGCTAGAGTAGATAGTAAAGGCAAACTAACTAAACCTGAATATGCTGAAATTTATAATGAAATAAATGCTAATAGAAAAACTCTAAAATCAGAACTATTTGCAGCAGAGTGGAATATATGTGCTGGAGTATTAGGAAATACAGCTGGATTTTCAAGGGGGGTTGGATTAGGTTATGCAGGATTTAAAGCAAGAGCATATCAATCAATGTTTCTATCAGCTCAGCTTGGTAAAAAAGAAGCTTTAGCGGGACTAGCAGACTTGTTTGAATACTCTACCTATCTAGTAGGTCTATACAAAAATTTACAAATGGCTAAAGAATTTAGAAAAGTAGCCAGCAATCCTCCACTAGATGAATATGGTATGATGCCTTATCTTGATGAGATAGTGGGAAACTATTTCGTGATGGATTTTAATAGGGGTGGGATAGCGCAAAACACTTCTGGTTCAATGCATAGACACTTAAGAAAATTAGTAGAAGACGAAGGCAAATTACTAGACCCTAGAGACCTTGATGCAAACGAGACTACAAGAGAAGAATTTGCGAACTACGTAAATAAAGAAATAAAATTCTACCAAGATAAATTTGATGAATATGCTTTTCCAAACACATGGGATGATCGTGACTTAAGTCTCTACATCGACTCCACCCTCCTAGAAGCTAAAATAATGTCTCTAACCCCACCTGAGGGCTATCCTAATGCACCATACTATAACACTCCAGAAGAGCTAATAAGACTATATGAAGCTGGTAAATTAGATAAAAAGCTAAATCCTCTAATACCAGTAATGTATAGAGAAAGCTTTCCTGAAGATCTTAGGCAAAAGATATTAAGCTATGCTAAAGAGCATAATATAAAGGATTAA
- a CDS encoding NifS family cysteine desulfurase: MRVYLDNNATTMVDPEAFELMKPYFCEKYGNPNSLHKFGSETHPALRTALDQLYTGLNAKDSDDIVVTSCATESNNWVVKGIYFDKIATGEKKRIITTAVEHPAILATCKFLEKYGVELTVLDVNNDGIVTPEQLRAVMDENVALVSIMSANNETGMIFPIKELASIAHEYGALSHTDAVQAVGKIKINVQDLNVDFLSFSAHKFHGPKGVGALFIKNSMPLSSLLHGGEHMGGRRSGTLDVPGIIGMGKALELANKFMDYEHSHVRRLRDKLEDAILQIPDVSVVGKKEQRVPNTILASIKGVEGEAMLWDLNKAGIAASTGSACASETLESNPIMEAIGADKELAHTALRLSLSRFNTEEEIDYAIEHITKAVNRLRGISSTFAYAPEWHKSGL; this comes from the coding sequence TTGAGAGTATATTTAGACAATAACGCTACAACAATGGTTGATCCTGAAGCTTTTGAGCTTATGAAGCCATATTTTTGTGAAAAATACGGCAATCCAAATTCGCTTCATAAATTTGGCTCTGAAACACATCCAGCTTTAAGAACAGCGCTAGATCAACTCTACACCGGACTAAACGCAAAAGATAGCGATGATATCGTTGTTACTTCATGCGCGACTGAGAGCAACAACTGGGTAGTAAAAGGTATCTACTTTGACAAAATAGCAACTGGCGAGAAAAAGCGTATCATAACAACCGCAGTTGAGCATCCAGCTATTTTGGCGACTTGTAAATTTTTAGAAAAATATGGCGTAGAGCTTACTGTTTTAGATGTAAATAACGATGGCATAGTCACTCCAGAACAGTTAAGAGCTGTAATGGATGAGAATGTAGCACTTGTTTCTATAATGAGTGCAAATAACGAAACTGGCATGATCTTTCCTATAAAAGAGCTTGCTAGTATTGCTCATGAATATGGAGCTTTATCCCACACGGATGCGGTTCAAGCAGTTGGTAAGATAAAGATAAATGTTCAAGACCTTAATGTTGATTTTTTAAGCTTTTCTGCGCATAAATTTCACGGACCAAAGGGTGTTGGAGCACTATTTATAAAAAATAGCATGCCACTAAGTAGCTTACTTCATGGTGGTGAGCACATGGGTGGACGCAGAAGTGGCACGCTCGATGTTCCTGGTATCATCGGCATGGGTAAAGCACTTGAACTGGCAAATAAATTTATGGATTATGAGCACTCTCATGTTCGCCGTTTGCGTGATAAGCTTGAAGATGCAATTTTACAAATTCCTGACGTTAGCGTTGTAGGAAAAAAAGAACAACGTGTGCCAAATACCATTTTAGCTTCTATAAAAGGCGTTGAAGGCGAAGCGATGCTTTGGGATCTAAACAAAGCTGGCATCGCAGCTTCAACTGGCTCAGCATGTGCAAGTGAAACATTAGAGAGTAACCCAATAATGGAGGCCATAGGGGCAGATAAGGAGCTGGCTCACACCGCACTTAGATTATCTCTTTCTAGATTTAATACAGAAGAAGAGATTGATTATGCGATCGAGCATATAACAAAAGCAGTAAATAGACTAAGAGGTATATCTAGCACATTTGCCTACGCCCCAGAATGGCATAAGAGTGGATTATAA
- a CDS encoding iron-sulfur cluster assembly scaffold protein: MAKNNLIGGSIWDEYSKVVQDRMNNPKFMGEITEEDAKKANAKLIVADFGAESCGDAVRLYWLVDEKTDKIIDAKFKSFGCGTAIASSDTMAELCIGKTVDEAVKITNLDVEKAMRDNPDTPAVPPQKMHCSVMAYDVIKAAAASYKGIDPEHFEDEIIVCECARVSLGTIKEVIRLNDLHTVEEITQYTKAGAFCKSCVKPGGHEKREYYLVDILRDTRAEMEREKIEAQANAQANHTLGDISFENMTMVGQLKAVESIIDKEIRPMLEMDGGNLEILDIRNDNGENTDIYIRYLGACSGCASGSTGTLYAIENVLQESLSPKIRVMPI, encoded by the coding sequence ATGGCAAAGAATAATTTGATCGGAGGCTCTATTTGGGATGAGTATTCTAAGGTAGTGCAAGACAGGATGAATAATCCTAAATTTATGGGAGAGATAACCGAAGAAGATGCTAAAAAGGCAAACGCAAAGCTTATTGTGGCTGACTTTGGTGCAGAAAGCTGCGGTGATGCGGTTAGGCTATACTGGCTTGTTGATGAAAAGACAGACAAAATAATAGATGCTAAATTTAAAAGCTTTGGCTGTGGCACAGCGATAGCTAGCTCTGATACGATGGCTGAGCTTTGTATCGGCAAAACAGTCGATGAAGCAGTCAAGATCACAAACCTTGATGTAGAAAAGGCTATGCGTGACAATCCAGATACGCCAGCAGTCCCACCTCAAAAGATGCACTGCTCAGTTATGGCATATGATGTTATAAAAGCAGCAGCTGCAAGCTATAAAGGCATAGACCCAGAGCATTTTGAAGATGAGATCATCGTTTGCGAGTGCGCGAGAGTAAGCCTTGGTACGATTAAAGAAGTGATAAGACTAAATGACCTTCACACAGTTGAGGAGATCACGCAATACACGAAAGCTGGTGCATTTTGCAAGTCTTGTGTAAAGCCTGGTGGCCATGAAAAAAGAGAATATTATTTGGTGGATATTTTGCGTGATACTAGGGCTGAGATGGAGCGTGAGAAGATCGAAGCTCAGGCAAATGCTCAAGCAAATCATACTTTAGGCGACATTAGCTTTGAAAATATGACGATGGTAGGGCAGCTAAAGGCAGTAGAGTCTATCATAGATAAAGAAATTCGCCCAATGCTCGAGATGGATGGCGGAAATTTAGAAATTTTAGATATTAGAAATGATAACGGCGAAAATACTGATATTTATATACGCTATCTTGGTGCTTGCTCAGGCTGTGCAAGTGGCTCAACTGGCACTCTTTATGCGATTGAAAATGTCTTACAAGAGAGCTTAAGTCCAAAAATTAGGGTTATGCCTATTTGA
- the miaA gene encoding tRNA (adenosine(37)-N6)-dimethylallyltransferase MiaA, with translation MFKEFAIIGTTASGKSDLAFELAKKLNGVILSLDSLALYKEIDIASAKPNKEQLETIKHFGVDEIYPDEEFSVGAFFEIYKNAKGFARLQDCPLIITGGSGFYLKSMLSGLAPDVPKCELNLSNEEIYELAVKIDPEFASKFSQNDSYRLEKWYQIYKFSSQIPSIWLRENTKESIIKKLAIFEILWDKDELRERIKKRTKGMLEAGLIDEAKFLFNKYKSEPKPLKSIGLKECKQFLDKEISQNELEELIATHTAQLAKRQRTFNRSQFEKKFVGDLNQIRSEILKFLRE, from the coding sequence TTGTTTAAAGAATTTGCAATAATTGGCACCACGGCAAGTGGCAAAAGCGATCTTGCATTTGAGCTTGCAAAGAAGCTTAACGGTGTCATCTTAAGTCTTGATTCGCTCGCACTTTATAAAGAGATAGATATCGCCAGCGCAAAGCCAAATAAAGAGCAGCTTGAAACTATAAAGCACTTTGGTGTAGATGAGATTTATCCTGATGAAGAATTTAGCGTTGGGGCATTTTTTGAAATTTATAAAAATGCAAAGGGTTTTGCACGCTTACAAGACTGCCCGCTCATCATTACAGGAGGCAGTGGCTTTTATCTAAAATCAATGCTTAGCGGACTTGCACCAGATGTGCCAAAATGTGAGCTAAATTTAAGCAATGAAGAAATTTACGAGTTAGCTGTAAAAATCGATCCTGAGTTTGCAAGCAAATTTAGCCAAAACGACTCTTATCGCCTCGAAAAATGGTATCAAATTTATAAATTTAGTAGCCAAATTCCAAGCATTTGGCTAAGAGAAAATACTAAAGAGAGCATCATAAAAAAGCTAGCAATATTTGAAATTTTATGGGATAAAGATGAGCTTAGAGAACGTATCAAAAAGAGAACAAAAGGCATGCTTGAGGCTGGGCTTATAGATGAGGCGAAATTTTTGTTTAATAAATACAAAAGTGAGCCAAAACCACTAAAATCAATAGGCTTAAAAGAGTGCAAGCAATTTTTAGATAAAGAAATTTCTCAAAACGAGCTTGAAGAGCTCATAGCTACGCACACGGCTCAGTTAGCAAAACGTCAGCGAACCTTTAATCGCTCACAGTTTGAAAAAAAATTTGTAGGTGATTTGAACCAAATTAGAAGTGAAATTTTAAAATTTTTAAGAGAATAA
- a CDS encoding FAD-dependent oxidoreductase, whose amino-acid sequence MGKIAIIGDSFSALFTAYELAKKGEEILIISNQKDDFTNGILAAFGTHALAKDGAISSSFMGLVSKKSELDISICLNENFRAWMTNFTLKSTKAHDKKMQILFSKFGRKSFEILRDLNNKYPQINFDESGVYLLFSNDESFKKRLDEIKVAHSEQEILSIDKELANFGLINKNIKGAINLANNASIDTNELKKALINELNSLGAKFINDEIYELKTQGQIVQKATGNNGEYEADNFVIASKNLELSNKLGTSLNAILAKFYTIDLSLNEGQIPKKPIILNDLFAKIYPTKNGVTIITNLQVGAIDTLVKTEKINAFLNELKIHLGISELKEPSFRANYVILSSNDKPALGRDNIYSNLIYNQAYGLNELSFAPYFAGVLASLIKDSKNNEENDEILLFSSFYEG is encoded by the coding sequence ATGGGCAAAATAGCGATTATTGGAGATAGTTTTAGTGCGTTATTTACGGCTTACGAATTAGCTAAAAAAGGTGAAGAAATTTTAATTATTAGCAACCAAAAAGATGATTTTACAAATGGAATTTTAGCAGCCTTTGGTACACACGCTCTTGCAAAAGATGGAGCGATATCTAGCTCGTTTATGGGGCTAGTTAGCAAAAAAAGCGAGCTTGATATAAGTATTTGCTTAAATGAAAATTTTAGAGCTTGGATGACAAATTTTACACTTAAATCAACCAAAGCTCACGACAAAAAGATGCAAATTTTGTTTTCAAAATTTGGTAGGAAAAGCTTTGAAATTTTAAGAGATTTAAACAACAAATATCCGCAGATAAATTTCGATGAGAGCGGCGTTTATCTACTTTTTAGCAATGACGAAAGCTTTAAAAAAAGGCTTGATGAGATAAAGGTTGCCCATAGCGAGCAAGAAATTTTAAGCATAGATAAAGAGCTTGCAAATTTTGGGCTAATAAATAAAAACATAAAAGGCGCTATAAATTTAGCCAACAACGCAAGTATTGATACAAATGAGCTCAAAAAAGCTTTGATAAATGAGTTAAATTCTCTCGGGGCAAAATTTATAAATGATGAAATTTATGAGCTAAAAACGCAAGGGCAAATAGTGCAAAAAGCTACCGGCAATAACGGAGAATATGAGGCCGATAACTTTGTGATTGCCTCAAAAAATTTAGAGCTTTCAAATAAACTAGGCACGAGCTTAAATGCGATTTTGGCTAAATTTTATACCATTGATCTTAGCCTAAATGAAGGGCAAATCCCTAAAAAACCAATCATTTTAAATGATTTATTTGCCAAAATTTATCCAACTAAAAATGGCGTTACAATTATTACAAATTTACAAGTCGGCGCTATCGATACGCTTGTTAAAACTGAAAAGATTAATGCATTTTTAAATGAGCTAAAGATACATCTTGGCATAAGCGAGCTAAAAGAGCCTAGTTTTAGGGCAAACTACGTGATTCTTAGCTCAAACGATAAGCCAGCTCTTGGACGCGATAACATATATAGTAACTTGATCTATAACCAAGCTTATGGACTAAATGAGCTTAGCTTTGCTCCGTATTTTGCTGGCGTTTTAGCAAGTCTTATAAAAGATAGCAAAAATAACGAGGAAAATGATGAAATTTTACTCTTTAGCTCGTTTTATGAGGGCTAG
- the mqnP gene encoding menaquinone biosynthesis prenyltransferase MqnP encodes MIEKLKIIAELIVFKHSVFALPFIFVAMIVASKIESGSAWFGLKLLILGTFCAVSARNFAMAFNRYKDEDIDKLNPRTASRPSVDGRIGRSNMQLFIVANAFIFIVCAYFINSLAFWLSFPILAVLGGYSLFKRFSELAHLVLGLSLGLAPIAGVVAVSAAIPLWSVLLCLGVTFWVAGFDLLYSLQDMKFDKENKLFSIPAIYGDKATLFLSAIFHALAFIFWLLFAWAAGLGAMAFFGILVSGVILFFEHRIVRRDFSKIDRAFFTLNGYLGILFFIFVWISVL; translated from the coding sequence ATGATAGAAAAATTAAAAATTATCGCTGAACTTATCGTTTTTAAGCATTCTGTTTTTGCTTTGCCTTTTATTTTTGTTGCGATGATAGTTGCTAGTAAGATAGAAAGTGGCTCGGCTTGGTTTGGCTTAAAACTACTTATCTTAGGTACTTTTTGCGCTGTTAGTGCTAGAAATTTTGCTATGGCTTTTAATAGATATAAAGACGAAGATATCGATAAGCTAAATCCGCGAACCGCAAGCCGCCCAAGCGTTGATGGTCGTATCGGTAGGAGCAATATGCAGCTTTTTATAGTGGCAAATGCGTTTATTTTTATCGTATGTGCTTATTTTATAAATTCGCTCGCATTTTGGCTAAGTTTTCCTATTTTAGCTGTTCTTGGTGGATATTCGCTATTTAAACGCTTTAGCGAGCTAGCACACTTGGTGCTTGGCCTTAGCCTAGGTCTTGCTCCCATCGCTGGCGTAGTCGCAGTGAGCGCTGCTATACCGCTTTGGAGTGTGCTACTTTGCCTTGGTGTAACATTTTGGGTAGCTGGATTTGACTTGCTTTATTCACTTCAGGATATGAAATTTGATAAAGAAAATAAGCTCTTTAGCATACCAGCTATTTACGGCGACAAGGCTACACTTTTTTTATCGGCCATTTTTCACGCTTTGGCTTTTATATTTTGGCTACTTTTTGCTTGGGCGGCTGGGCTTGGAGCGATGGCCTTTTTTGGAATTTTAGTAAGTGGCGTTATTTTATTTTTTGAGCATAGGATCGTAAGACGCGACTTTAGCAAGATAGATAGAGCATTTTTTACATTAAATGGTTATTTGGGAATTTTATTTTTTATCTTTGTTTGGATTAGCGTATTATGA